ACGCAGTTGGAAGTGTACTTGGATTGTTGTTTACGGTTATACTTGTTTTTTATTTTAAAATAGAAGGAGCGCTCTATGCACTCGTATTGACCCAATCATTAGTTTTTTTTGTTACTCTAGTTTTAATTGTAAAGGGGGGATGGTTTTCATTATCATTTTTTAGACAACCGTTTGATAAAGGGATAGCTATTAAATTATCTCGATATAGTTTAATGGCAGTGATTTCATCTTTATGTATGCCTTTGGCTCAGATTGTATTGCGGAATATGGTAATTGAAAAATTAGGGGTAGATGCTGCAGGGTATTGGCAAGGAATGATGCGTATTTCAGATGGGTATTTAATGTTAGTTACTATTTCACTAAGTACTTATTATTTACCTAAATTATCCTCTTTAAGTAGTAATCAAGAGTTACGTACAGAAATATTTCAAGGATATAAAATTATTCTTCCAGCGGTTTTGTTTTCCTGTTCGATAATTTATTTTCTACGATATTTTATAATAGGTTTATTATTTACTAAAGAGTTCGAATCTATGGGAGATTTGTTCTTTTTTCAGTTGTTAGGAGATTTTTTTAAAATTGCAGCTTGGCTTTTGGCTTATTTAATGACTGCTAAAGCTATGACTAAAACATTTATAATTACTGAAATTGTTTTTACTTTAACTTATGTTTTGATTAGTTATAACTGTGTGGACTATTATAAATTAAATGGTATTACAATTGCTTTTGCGTTGAATTATTTTATTTATTTCTTAGTTATTTTATTTGTTTTTAGAAAATTATTGTTCAATGTTAAAGATAATGTAATTGAAGGATAATTTGACTATAAAAACAATTGTTGTTTTTTGTGAGAAAATGGCAATGGGTGGCACCGAAACCATGATAATGAGACTTCTGTCATGGTATTCGTTAAGAGGTTTTAGGGTTTTGCTTTTGACAATGAGAGAAATTGAGTCAACATCTATTTTAAATGATTTAAACAAAATTGATTTTGAGCACTATGTTTACAATTTTAAAAAAAGAGAATTCTGCAATTCAAAAAATATATGTCTAAGTTTTCAGAACAATGAAAAGGTTTGGGTTAATACTCAATTTATACAGGAGTTTTTACGGTGTTATTCATTGTTGAAGAGAAGTAAATATAATTGTTATTTTGTTCATAATCTCTTTATTGTACATCCATTTTCTACATTTTTATTTAATAAATATTTTAATTTTTTAGGAAAAAAACTTATTAAA
This uncultured Flavobacterium sp. DNA region includes the following protein-coding sequences:
- a CDS encoding O-antigen translocase — protein: MKLIKTSFFSAVITLIRISSGFVAGKVVALFTGPAGVAIIGQFNNFITIVLTFANGAINSGVIKYTAEFEGDEIQLKKLFSTSFKISVYCSVFFGFFLLTVASFISKLLFQSALYINPIRVLGLTIILYSLNSLLIAILNGLGQIKKYTLVNAVGSVLGLLFTVILVFYFKIEGALYALVLTQSLVFFVTLVLIVKGGWFSLSFFRQPFDKGIAIKLSRYSLMAVISSLCMPLAQIVLRNMVIEKLGVDAAGYWQGMMRISDGYLMLVTISLSTYYLPKLSSLSSNQELRTEIFQGYKIILPAVLFSCSIIYFLRYFIIGLLFTKEFESMGDLFFFQLLGDFFKIAAWLLAYLMTAKAMTKTFIITEIVFTLTYVLISYNCVDYYKLNGITIAFALNYFIYFLVILFVFRKLLFNVKDNVIEG